The Rhinopithecus roxellana isolate Shanxi Qingling chromosome 14, ASM756505v1, whole genome shotgun sequence genome includes a window with the following:
- the LOC115893235 gene encoding G-protein coupled receptor 39 yields the protein MASPSSPGNDCSHVIDHSHVPEFEVSTWIKVTLILVYLVIFVMGLLGNSVTIRVTQVLQKKGYLQKEVTDHMVSLACSDILVFLIGMPMEFYSIIWNPLTTPSYTLSCKLHTFLFEACSYATLLHVLTLSFERYIAICHPFRYKAVSGPCQVKLLIGFVWVTSALVALPLLFAMGTEYPLVKVPNHRGLTCNRSRTPHHEQPETSNMSICTNLSSRWTVFQSSIFGAFVVYLVVLLSVAFMCWNMMQVLMKSQKGTLARGAQPPQLRKSESEESRTARRQTIIFLSESQVGGNA from the coding sequence ATGGCTTCACCCAGCAGTCCCGGCAATGACTGCTCCCATGTCATTGATCACAGTCATGTCCCCGAGTTTGAGGTGTCCACCTGGATCAAAGTCACCCTTATCCTGGTGTACCTGGTCATCTTCGTGATGGGCCTTCTGGGGAACAGCGTCACCATTCGGGTCACCCAGGTGCTACAGAAGAAAGGATACTTGCAGAAGGAGGTGACAGACCACATGGTGAGTTTGGCTTGCTCGGACATCTTAGTGTTCCTCATTGGCATGCCCATGGAGTTCTACAGCATCATCTGGAACCCCctgaccacgcccagctacacCCTGTCCTGCAAGCTGCACACTTTCCTCTTCGAGGCCTGCAGCTACGCCACGCTGCTGCACGTGCTGACGCTCAGCTTTGAGCGCTACATCGCCATCTGTCACCCCTTCAGGTACAAGGCTGTGTCGGGACCTTGCCAGGTGAAGCTGCTGATTGGCTTCGTCTGGGTCACCTCCGCCCTGGTGGCACTGCCCTTGCTGTTTGCCATGGGTACTGAGTACCCCCTGGTGAAGGTGCCCAACCACCGGGGTCTCACTTGCAACCGCTCCCGCACCCCCCACCACGAGCAGCCCGAGACCTCCAATATGTCCATCTGTACCAACCTCTCCAGCCGCTGGACCGTGTTCCAGTCCAGCATCTTCGGCGCCTTCGTGGTCTACCTCGTGGTCCTGCTCTCAGTAGCCTTCATGTGCTGGAACATGATGCAGGTGCTTATGAAAAGCCAGAAGGGCACGCTGGCCCGGGGCGCGCAGCCGCCGCAGCTGAGGAAGTCCGAGAGTGAAGAGAGCAGGACCGCCAGGAGGCAGACCATCATCTTCCTGAGTGAGTCCCAGGTCGGGGGCAACGCGTGA